The following are encoded together in the Salvia hispanica cultivar TCC Black 2014 chromosome 6, UniMelb_Shisp_WGS_1.0, whole genome shotgun sequence genome:
- the LOC125196038 gene encoding mogroside IE synthase-like, whose product MEKSKGHCLIMPDQLQGHINPMLQFSKRLAQKGVKITLAVTRYTFKTMQDFSCGSISVETISDGYDNGWRGDLNDDLQEFVDRTRQVGTKTMEELLERLRGSGQPVDCVVYGPLIPWCLDVAKKFGLVGVAFFTQSCVVTSIYHHLYEGRIRLPFLDGGAVRLAGLPAMEPSDMPSFMYDGSYPSGLKLMLDQFENIAEADCILVNSFYELETEAEEWMAGMGKVRTIGPSIPSAYLDKRMADDRVYGLSMLKPSRDTCIEWLGRRAPRSVVYVSFGSMAELGAEQMGELAEGLRLSGYYFMWVVRPTEESKLPDGFSSEKGLVVGWCPQLEVLADEAVGCFVTHCGWNSMLEALSLGVPMVGMPQWSDQTTNSKLMADVWGVGIRAHPDQRGVVGGAEIVRCVKHVMEDGGGEEMRRSAERWKRLATEAVDAGGTSDQNIEEFVASIVASA is encoded by the exons ATGGAGAAAAGCAAAGGCCATTGCTTGATCATGCCGGATCAGCTTCAAGGCCACATAAATCCCATGCTCCAATTCTCCAAACGCTTAGCACAAAAGGGAGTCAAAATCACACTCGCCGTCACACGCTACACCTTCAAAACCATGCAGGACTTCTCATGTGGTTCCATTTCTGTGGAGACTATCTCCGACGGATACGACAACGGGTGGCGAGGCGACCTCAATGACGACCTTCAGGAGTTCGTGGACCGCACGCGACAAGTCGGGACGAAGACAATGGAGGAGCTCCTGGAGCGGCTGAGGGGATCCGGCCAGCCAGTCGACTGCGTGGTCTACGGCCCCCTCATTCCGTGGTGCCTCGATGTTGCTAAGAAGTTTGGATTGGTTGGAGTGGCTTTCTTCACTCAATCGTGTGTGGTGACTAGCATCTACCACCATTTGTATGAGGGGCGTATTCGGCTGCCGTTTTTGGACGGTGGCGCTGTTCGTCTTGCTGGATTGCCTGCTATGGAACCGTCAGACATGCCGTCGTTCATGTATGACGGGTCGTATCCCTCTGGTTTGAAGCTGATGTTGGATCAGTTCGAGAACATCGCGGAGGCGGATTGCATACTGGTCAATAGCTTCTACGAGCTGGAAACAGAG GCGGAGGAGTGGATGGCCGGGATGGGGAAGGTTAGGACGATCGGGCCGAGCATACCTTCAGCGTACTTGGACAAGCGGATGGCAGACGACAGAGTATACGGTCTTAGCATGTTGAAGCCGAGCAGGGACACTTGCATAGAGTGGCTTGGGCGGCGTGCTCCGAGATCCGTCGTTTACGTGTCATTCGGTAGTATGGCGGAGTTGGGAGCAGAGCAGATGGGGGAATTGGCGGAGGGGTTGAGACTATCCGGCTATTACTTCATGTGGGTGGTTAGACCCACGGAGGAGTCCAAGCTTCCAGACGGTTTCTCTTCGGAGAAAGGGTTGGTGGTGGGGTGGTGCCCCCAGTTGGAGGTGTTGGCGGACGAGGCGGTGGGGTGCTTCGTCACGCACTGCGGGTGGAACTCGATGCTCGAGGCATTGAGCTTAGGAGTGCCGATGGTGGGGATGCCGCAGTGGAGCGATCAAACCACCAACTCTAAGTTGATGGCGGACGTGTGGGGGGTGGGGATCCGGGCTCACCCCGACCAGAGAGGTGTAGTCGGGGGAGCCGAGATAGTTCGTTGCGTGAAGCATGTGATGGAAGATGGGGGAGGGGAAGAGATGAGAAGAAGTGCAGAGAGATGGAAGAGATTAGCTACTGAGGCAGTTGATGCAGGAGGCACATCAGATCAAAATATTGAGGAATTTGTTGCTTCAATTGTGGCTTCTGCATAA
- the LOC125193705 gene encoding uncharacterized protein LOC125193705, whose product MLENKHTMLANRNTRRLSLDMVQRSGERIKERGIFKYMDLRFPATAAAAVNEVNSVACECCGLLEECTAAYIRETRARFYGKWVCGLCAEAVKEESKKMHGGVRGVVREEALRAHMKVCRAFNTTIRVNPAMALAYSMTQILKTKTMKHGLVA is encoded by the coding sequence ATGTTAGAAAACAAGCACACGATGCTGGCAAACAGAAACACTCGGCGGCTGTCACTCGACATGGTGCAGAGATCAGGAGAGAGAATCAAGGAGAGAGGGATATTCAAGTACATGGATTTAAGGTTTCCGGcaacggcggcggcggcggtcaACGAAGTCAACTCCGTGGCGTGCGAGTGCTGCGGGCTGCTGGAGGAGTGCACGGCGGCCTACATCCGGGAGACGCGGGCCCGGTTCTATGGGAAGTGGGTGTGCGGGCTGTGTGCGGAGGCGGTGAAGGAGGAGTCGAAGAAGATGCACGGAGGGGTGCGCGGCGTGGTGAGGGAAGAAGCTCTGCGTGCGCACATGAAGGTGTGTAGAGCGTTCAACACCACCATTCGGGTCAACCCGGCTATGGCACTCGCGTATTCGATGACTCAGATTCTTAAGACGAAGACGATGAAGCACGGCTTAGTTGCATGA
- the LOC125193707 gene encoding ferredoxin C 2, chloroplastic, with protein sequence MDLQTPCNACTLINRKPASPKLSFSRNNVSMRKYRCKTVSELQSTASVNGGASPSPVPSHKITVHDRQRDVVHEFYVPEDQYILHTAEDQDIKLPFACRHGIGYALLCVGFPSSDLEVETQDEDEVYWLQFGRYFARGPIERDDYALELAMADE encoded by the exons ATGGACCTTCAAACTCCATGTAACGCCTGTACATTGATTAACCGAAAACCAGCATCTCCTAAACTCTCATTTTCCAGAAACAACGTCAGCATGCGCAAATACCGATGTAAAACGGTTTCAGAGCTCCAATCAACAGCCTCTGTGAACGGGGGTGCCAGCCCCTCTCCGGTTCCATCGCACAAAATCACGGTACATGACCGTCAGCGCGATGTCGTCCATGAATTTTATGTCCCTGAG GACCAATATATCTTGCACACTGCAGAGGATCAGGATATAAAGTTACCTTTTGCTTGCAGACATGGTATT GGGTATGCGCTTTTGTGTGTTGGCTTCCCATCGTCTGACCTGGAGGTTGAAACGCAAGACGAGGATGAG GTGTATTGGCTACAATTTGGCAGATATTTTGCTCGTGGACCTATT GAAAGAGATGACTATGCATTAGAATTGGCCATGGCAGATGAGTAA